The Cryptococcus neoformans var. neoformans B-3501A chromosome 4, whole genome shotgun sequence genome has a window encoding:
- a CDS encoding hypothetical protein (Match to ESTs gb|CF187798.1|CF187798, gb|CF187874.1|CF187874, gb|CF187873.1|CF187873) translates to MSRRDAKPYSRPEVDGQWKHDLHQTAQSTLLDRIAPSPGQSLASRLTGGKKELFPDSSSSPSSGRAAGRGSNAGVELLPAGGPAAGQASTGRTRGGPVRGVGVDQKSRELLNDALGVGARRSTRPQQPRKSQVSIMGAAKTTVWVRVENLAPGTTAEDVISAFAPLPILNATQSNPINSPTVSIDLELENRNDAEELIKQYNGVVADGNTLKVSIVNNLKNRLGGGSAVKVGANMDNVAGQELLSSAKSSKLYSDMVLATDPNAAIITVADEPEPSSFNAPRGREGRGGRGRPVNALAARMGNGGARGWAR, encoded by the exons ATGAGCCGAAGAGACGCCAAACCCTACTCC CGTCCCGAGGTCGACGGCCAGTGGAAACATGATCTCCATCAAACAGCCCAAAGCACCCTTCTCGACCGCATAGCCCCTTCTCCAGGACAGTCTCTCGCTTCCAGGCTCACAGgcgggaagaaggaactCTTCCCggattcttcatcttctccaagttCCGGCAGGGCTGCCGGTAGAGGTTCCAACGCGGGCGTTGAACTTCTCCCCGCTGGGGGACCTGCTGCTGGTCAGGCATCCACAGGAAGAACCAGAGGAGGGCCTGTCAGGGGCGTTGGAGTGGACCAAAAGAGCCGAGAATTGCTGAATGACGCTTTGGGTGTTGgagcaagaagatcaaCGCGACCTCAGCAACCCCGCAAGTCCCAGGTGTCAATAATGGGTGCTGCAAAGACCACAGTCTGGGTGCGAGTGGAGAACCTTGCTCCGGGCACCACTGCTGAAGATGTTATT TCTGCctttgctcctcttcccatccttaACGCTACCCAATCAAACCCCATCAATTCTCCTACCGTGTCCATTGATCTCGAGCTTGAGAACAGAAACGATGCCGAAGAGCTCATCAAACAATACAATGGAGTTGTGGCCGATGGCAACACTCTTAAAGTATCCATCGTTAACAACCTCAAGAACCGACTAGGCGGAGGCTCAGCAGTGAAGGTTGGCGCGAACATGGACAATGTTGCAGGCCAGGAGCTTTTGAGCAGTGCCAAGTCTAG TAAACTCTACTCTGACATGGTGCTTGCAACCGATCCGAACGCAGCAATTATTACTGTTGCTGACGAACCAGAGCCTTCATCTTTTAACGCACCTCgtggaagggaaggaaggggtggaAGGGGTCGACCTGTCAATGCTTTGGCTGCGAGaatgggaaatggaggagcCCGAGGTTGGGCGAGATAA
- a CDS encoding hypothetical protein (Match to ESTs gb|CF189063.1|CF189063, gb|CF194503.1|CF194503, gb|CF189062.1|CF189062; HMMPfam hit to Ctr, Ctr copper transporter family, score: 86.1, E(): 8.8e-23): MDMGGMNMSMGGMSGMGGMGMDSGHGHSHSHMGSGHGADSAPACRISMLLNFNTIDACFLSPNWHIRSKGMFAGSIIGIFFLCVLIELIRRLGREFDRWLVKRAGATSCGGEVSSVAEYGKDGGQGGLLNVRTAAARYVPSWPHQILRGFIYGSQFTAAFFVMLLGMYFNVIVLIFIFLGQTVGYMLFGRDTCGGGFDYAAQGRCC, from the exons ATGGACATGGGGGGCATGAACATGAGCATGGGCGGCATGAGCGGCATGGGCGGCATGGGCATGGACTCTGGCCACGGCCACAGCCACAGCCACATGGGGTCCGGCCACGGCGCAGACTCCGCTCCCGCATGCCGAA TCTCGATGTTGCTCAACTTCAACACCATTGACGCATGTTTCCTCTCTCCGAACTGGCACATTCGCTCCAAGGGAATGTTCGCCGGTAGCATCATCGGtatctttttcctctgTGTCTTGATTGAATTGATCAGGAGGTTGGGCAGGGAATTTGATCGATGGCTTGTGAAAAGGGCGGGGGCAACCTCTTGTGGTGGGGAAGTGTCTAGCGTAGCTGAGTatgggaaggatggtggGCAAGGTGGTCTTCTGAACGTCAGAACCGCCGCCGCGCG ATATGTTCCGTCTTGGCCTCACCAAATCCTTCGTGGTTTCATTTACGGCAGTCAGTTCACCGCGGCTTTCTTTGT TATGCTGCTCGGGATGTACTTCAATGTAATCGTCTTGATATTTATCTTCTTGGGCCAGACTGTCGGCTACATGCTGTTCGGCAGGGATACTTGTGGCGGAGGATTTGATTATGCTGCTCAGGGGCGCTGCTGTTAA
- a CDS encoding hypothetical protein (Match to ESTs gb|CF188454.1|CF188454, gb|CF191452.1|CF191452, gb|CF188453.1|CF188453) has translation MSILRVAPALRAKAVPRAVPLVSKRNANDLSITSPPNPSASVRPAIRYGPPTGGRSSDSGRTVTVFGSTGFLARYLIQKLARQGTQVIVPYRDEDEKRRLRPCGDLGQIVPLEWDARIPEQTAECVKHADVVYNLVGRDYETRNYSYDDVNVKVAQSIAEISADMNIPRLIHVSHINANPESPSEFYRTKYAGERAVRDAFPEATIVRPSQLFGHEDWLLNAIARYPILCKLNNGNTKLFPVHVVDVAQALNLMFDAPVTSTASTFVLPGPELYNYAELERLVSALTLRPISSAPSLPKPVAKFLANLVNRGLWWPTISPDEVERMFIDDAGAEAFQVHSPGPDGWNAPPRPQIVGVNGEPVKSWADLDMQPDTIAEHAIKPLRRYRSTVNYDLPVETHIIKAPKQYHVLP, from the exons ATGTCCATCCTCCGTGTCG CTCCCGCGCTCAGGGCAAAGGCCGTCCCCAGGGCTGTTCCCCTCGTCTCAAAGCGCAACGCCAACGACCTCTCAATCACCTCCCCTCCCAATCCCTCTGCCTCCGTTCGCCCAGCTATCAGATACGGGCCTCCTACCGGTGGCCGGTCTTCAGACTCTGGACGCACCGTCACCGTCTTCGGTTCTACCGGTTTCCTCGCCAGGTATCTCATTCAAAAACTTGCCAGGCAGGGAACTCAGGTCATTGTGCCTTACcgtgatgaggatgaaaaaCGTCGCTTGAGGCCATGTGGTGATTTGGGACAGATTGTTCCTCTTGAATGGGATGCCAGGATTCCTGAGCAAACAGCAGAATGTGTCAAGCATGCTGATGTTGTGTACAACTTGGTCGGAAGGGATTACGAGACTAG GAACTACTCTTATGACGACGTCAACGTCAAGGTTGCTCAGTCCATTGCCGAGATTTCTGCCGACATGAACATCCCTCGTCTCATCCACGTCTCCCACATCAACGCCAACCCCGAGTCTCCCTCCGAATTTTACCGCACCAAGTACGCTGGTGAGCGAGCCGTCCGAGATGCCTTCCCCGAGGCCACCATTGTCAGGCCATCTCAATTATTTGGGCACGAAGACTGGTTGCTCAACGCCATTGCCC GATACCCTATTCTCTGCAAGCTGAACAATGGCAACACGAAGCTTTTCCCTGTCCACGTTGTCGACGTTGCCCAGGCCCTTAACCTCATGTTTGATGCCCCCGTCACTTCCACTGCCTCGACCTTTGTCCTTCCCGGTCCCGAGCTCTACAACTATGCCGAGCTCGAAAGGCTTGTTTCTGCCCTCACCCTCCgacccatctcctccgcccCTAGCCTCCCCAAGCCTGTCGCCAAATTCCTTGCCAACCTCGTTAACCGTGGTCTTTGGTGGCCTACCATCTCTCCagatgaggttgaaagGATGTTCATTGACGATGCCGGTGCGGAAGCATTCCAGGTTCACTCTCCTGGTCCCGATGGATGGAACGCTCCTCCCAGGCCGCAGATTGTCGGTGTTAACGGTGAGCCCGTCAAGAGCTGGGCCGATTTGGATATGCAGCCCGACACCATAGCCGAGCACGCTATCAAGCCTCTGCGACGTTACCGATCAAC TGTTAACTACGACCTTCCCGTGGAGACCCACATTATCAAGGCTCCCAAGCAGTACCATGTCCTTCCTTAG
- a CDS encoding hypothetical protein (HMMPfam hit to VHS, VHS domain, score: 171.7, E(): 1.6e-48), which produces MIPARPWSALSPVQALVEQTCDPTLPVPNDIANIELAELINRKKANSAREATTALLPHINSRNPNEALLALNVLDYLVKNCGYPIHLQISTKEFLNELVRRFPERPPMVIGRVMGKILDLIHEWKNTLCVTSKYKEDLVHIRDMHRLLSYKGYRFKQFDAARALASANPNENLKSPEELEEEDRAAKSAKLQELIRRGTPRDLAAAQELMKALAGAEPEKAVDYTAQTLKELDKVQAKAILLNDMLNNATQGEKIGIEGDVYDQVAGACRGARPRIQKWIEDDNGEREGMMDRLLLCNDLINTALERFEACKAGDWTKAQAVVERNNPNQKVADLISFDVFDNEPASSSSGGVTLPADNIPSTSNVGMTTSGLPLDLFAPSPVATPSPAGSSTVGAAGQKQKQDPMAFFSTASPQPQATQQWGQAQAQPTSAFGGLGGLQQPTPNTNNNNFAFGGFQSSQSSSPAVGYSLSPQPAALSSQQFIQPQQPQQSQPQQQPQQQQQQQTKKDAFADLVDLMS; this is translated from the exons ATGATCCCAGCCCGCCCCTGGTCGGCCCTCTCCCCAGTCCAGGCCCTTGTCG AGCAGACATGCGACCCCACTCTCCCTGTTCCCAACGATATCGCCAACATCGAGCTCGCAGAGCTGATTAACCGTAAAAAGGCCAACAG TGCCCGCGAAGCGACCACTGCGCTTCTCCCACATATCAATTCTCGAAATCCCAACGAAGCGCTCTTGGCGCTCAATGTCCTCGATTACCTCGTCAAGAACTGCGGCTACCCTATCCATCTTCAGATTAGCACCAAAGAGTTTCTCAATGAACTCGTACGCAGATTCCCCGAACGACCGCCTATGGTGATTGGGAGGGTGATGGGCAAGATTCTCGATTTGATACATGAGTGGAAGAATACGCTGTGTGTGACGTCAAAATACAAGGAGGATTTGGTGCACATCAGGGATATGCATAGACTCTTAAGTTATAAAG GATATCGGTTCAAGCAGTTTGATGCTGCGAGAGCGCTGGCGTCTGCTAATCCCAACGAA AATCTGAAATCTCCCGAAGAGctcgaagaggaagatagGGCGGCAAAAAGTGCT AAACTGCAAGAGCTCATTCGTCGGGGCACACCTCGAGACCTCGCGGCTGCGCAGGAACTTATGAAGGCCTTGGCAGGGGCG GAGCCTGAAAAAGCCGTCGACTACACCGCTCAAACCCTCAAAGAGCTTGACAAAGTCCAGGCCAAGGCTATCCTTCTTAATGACATGCTCAACAATGCCACACAAGGCGAGAAGATTGGGATTGAGGGTGACGTGTATGATCAGGTTGCGGGGGCTTGTAGGGGTGCAAGGCCTAGGATACAAAAGTGGATTGAGGATGACaatggagaaagagaaggaatgaTGG ATCGATTGTTACTGTGCAACGATTTGATCAATACTGCGTTAGAAAGGTTCGAGGCATGCAAGGCCGGCGACTGGACGAAGGCGCAGGCTGTCGTTGAGCG AAACAACCCTAACCAGAAGGTTGCGGATTTGATATCATTCGACGTCTTTGACAACGAacctgcctcttcttcttctggtgGCGTCACCCTCCCTGCAGACAACATTCCTTCAACATCTAATGTTGGTATGACGACGTCTGGCCTCCCTCTTGACCTCTTCGCCCCCAGCCCCGTGGCGACCCCCAGTCCCGCCGGCAGCTCAACCGTTGGCGCTGCTGgacaaaaacaaaagcaaGACCCCATGGCTTTCTTTAGCACCGCTTCGCCTCAGCCACAAGCGACGCAACAGTGGGGTCAGGCTCAGGCTCAGCCTACGTCAGCTTTTGGTGGTTTAGGTGGCTTGCAGCAGCCTACGCCCAATACGAATAATAACAACTTTGCTTTCGGTGGTTTCCAGTCGTCTCAGTCTTCATCGCCAGCTGTTGGCTACTCTTTGTCTCCTCAGCCTGCTGCACTCTCATCTCAACAATTCATTCAACCCCAGCAACCCCAACaatctcaacctcaacagcaaccgcaacagcagcagcagcagcaaacAAAGAAGGACGCGTTTGCTGACCTTGTTGACCTTATGAGCTAG
- a CDS encoding hypothetical protein (Match to ESTs gb|CF193204.1|CF193204, gb|CF193205.1|CF193205; HMMPfam hit to CPSase_sm_chain, Carbamoyl-phosphate synthase small chain, CPSase domain, score: 210.9, E(): 2.4e-60; HMMPfam hit to GATase, Glutamine amidotransferase class-I, score: 154.2, E(): 2.8e-43) translates to MSAIRALNMRKTASALKAPVAFKRTLATPVNSLYTSVLPAKIPAALHLKSGQSYFGSSFGSENSKFGETVFSTSITSYTDSMTDPSYLGQILVFTSPMIGNYGVPSNTSSQFPGIPFLESEKIQCTGVVVSDVALKYSHYQAVESLHEWCKRYDVPGITGVDTRAITSLLRDQGTTLGRLAVGDEAGKPAPQEAEYWDPSKENLVAQASTKKAYVLNEKGSGPRIAVLDFGTKANILRSLIRRDAVVTVLPWDFDFNTVRDQFDGLFLSNGPGDPKMIMDSAMRVRQTINEWNKPIFGICMGHQVLGLAAGLEAYRMTFGNRGHNQPVLALASSGSIKAGRVYVTSQNHQYALRLTEDFPEGWAPFFINCNDSSVEGIISTPESGKRIWGVQFHPESAGGPLDTIEMFTDFVNECDVSRKGFSGSAMIANEVKVDGHAAKAASVSA, encoded by the exons ATGTCCGCCATCCGAGCTCTTAATATGCGAAAGACTGCTTCTGCTCTCAAGGCGCCAGTCGCGTTTAAGCGAACCCTTGCTACGCCTGTAAACTCGCTTTACACCTCTGTTCTTCCCGCCAAGATCCCTGCCGCTCTCCATCTCAAGTCTGGGCAGAGCTATTTTGGCTCCAGTTTTGGAAGTGAAAACTCCAAGTTTGGAGAGACTGTCTTCTCTACCAGTATTACCTCTT ACACCGACTCTATGACTGATCCCTCTTACCTTGGTCAGatcctcgtcttcacctctcCTATGATTGGCAACTACGGTGTCCCTTCCAACACCTCTTCTCAGTTCCCGGGTATCCCTTTCCTTGAATCTGAGAAGATTCAGTGTACCGGTGTTGTCGTGTCCGATGTTGCCCTCAAGTACAGCCACTACCAGGCTGTTGAAAGTCTTCACGAATGGTGTAAGCGATACGATGTCCCTGGTATCACTGGTGTCGACACTCGGGCTATCACCAGCTTGTTGAGGGACCAGGGTACTACCCTCGGTCGTCTCGCTGTCGGTGACGAGGCTGGCAAACCTGCACCCCAGGAAGCCGAGTACTGGGATCCCTCCAAGGAGAACCTTGTTGCACAAGCGTCGACCAAGAAGGCGTATGTCCTCAACGAGAAGGGTTCTGGACCCCGTATCGCTGTCCTCGACTTTGGTACCAAGGCCAACATTCTCCGATCTCTTATCCGACGTGATGCTGTTGTCACTGTTCTTCCTTGGGACTTTGACTTCAACACTGTCCGAGACCAGTTTGACGGTTTGTTCCTTTCCAACGGTCCCGGTGACCCCAAGATGATCATGGACAGTGCCATGCGAGTCAGGCAGACTATTAACGAGTGGAATAAGCCCATCTTTGGTATCTGCATGGGTCATCAAGTTCTTGGTTTGGCTGCTGGTCTTGAAGCGTACAGGATGACTTTTGGTAACCGAGGTCACAACCAGCCTGTCTTGGCTCTGGCAAGCTCCGGTAGTATCAAGGCCGGCCGAGTTTACGTTACC TCCCAAAACCATCAATACGCTCTTCGACTTACCGAGGACTTCCCTGAGGGTTGGGctccattcttcatcaactgTAACGACTCCTCCGTCGAGGGTATCATCTCTACTCCTGAGAGCGGCAAGCGAATCTGGGGTGTCCAGTTCCACCCCGAGTCTGCTGGTGGACCTCTTGACACCATTGAG ATGTTCACCGACTTTGTCAACGAGTGTGATGTTTCGCGAAAGGGTTTCAGCGGTTCTGCGATGATTGCCAATGAGGTCAAGGTGGACGGCCATGCTGCCAAGGCTGCTTCTGTTTCTGCTTAG